In Arcobacter ellisii, a genomic segment contains:
- a CDS encoding aldolase/citrate lyase family protein, which translates to MSETIKIEVPEFLNIGVACTSSHVGTAKENNIAMVIEDDKLGTDEITYKELAKKSDQVCNFFTGIGLEPRDRVLVCLKNSLAYPISFFGTMKAGIIAVPTSTLLSGSEVKYLAEDSQARAIVLSATMYENLVPYLENCDNLKTIVVAGIDSVEELKKPKDINVYSLNEIFANTDTTPNHYNSKSGEPAYLVYTSGTTGYPKGVLHSHRSLIGRKPATDYWFDFKENDRIMHSGKFNWTYVLGSALMDPLFNGHTVIAYEGANDASTWIDLIKKHQCTIFIGVPTIYRQIIQKTDFTLDDCPSLRYCMSAGEHLSDEMLGLWRERFKQDIYEAIGMSECSYYISHSKYNPIRPGSAGFPQPGHIVKLLDPETLEEVGVEEEGMICIGEDDPGLFLEYWQLEEETAKSRHDGYFFTGDYARRDKDGYIWFIGRKDDIINTFGFRVSPHEIERVVKTHDAVADCVAFGLDIGKDKTIVAIAVIGHEELSEEKQAEILAFAQANLAKYKAPKEIFAMLDYPRTKNGKVLRKQLVKQLHEKYHAIETGTKIVEYKARRSMLFVPPYNKHNVEKAKTVLADSVIFDLEAILQEQREVGRQTIKEVYKDSGSKFGESERVLRINNLGTEDLKKDLELAREIEIDGLLFSKIQTKEDVLEAVKLIEEINPNLTLMIMIETPLSVLNIHEICAASPKVEVVVVGSNKLANRLQIDIKKGSKAMFNYLSQIALASKAYGKTVIDGPHFDVHDEFACEDSTKDAFNLGFDGKSLIHPIQIEYINDIFTPKQSEVEDYENMIAKYEEAAKEGKEVILHNNRLVDSSKIKWARKMITLYETYKSLGQNLFGK; encoded by the coding sequence ATGAGTGAAACAATTAAAATAGAAGTACCTGAATTTTTAAATATTGGGGTAGCTTGTACATCATCACATGTTGGAACAGCAAAAGAGAACAATATTGCGATGGTTATTGAAGATGATAAACTAGGAACAGATGAAATAACTTATAAAGAGTTAGCAAAAAAATCTGACCAAGTTTGTAATTTCTTTACAGGAATTGGACTAGAGCCAAGAGATAGAGTATTAGTTTGTTTAAAAAACTCTTTAGCTTACCCTATTTCGTTTTTTGGAACTATGAAAGCTGGAATTATTGCAGTTCCTACTTCAACACTTTTAAGTGGTAGTGAAGTTAAATATCTTGCAGAAGATTCACAAGCAAGAGCAATTGTATTAAGTGCTACTATGTATGAAAACTTAGTTCCTTACTTAGAAAATTGTGATAATTTAAAGACTATTGTTGTTGCTGGAATTGATAGTGTTGAAGAGTTAAAAAAACCAAAAGATATTAATGTTTATTCATTAAATGAAATCTTTGCAAATACTGATACAACACCAAATCATTATAATTCAAAATCAGGTGAGCCTGCGTATTTAGTTTATACATCAGGAACAACTGGTTATCCAAAAGGTGTTTTACATTCACATAGATCACTAATTGGAAGAAAACCAGCAACTGATTATTGGTTTGATTTTAAAGAGAATGATAGAATCATGCACTCTGGTAAATTTAACTGGACTTACGTTTTAGGTTCAGCTTTAATGGACCCATTATTTAATGGTCATACAGTTATTGCATATGAAGGAGCAAATGATGCCTCAACTTGGATTGATTTAATTAAAAAACACCAATGTACAATTTTCATTGGAGTTCCAACAATTTATAGACAAATCATCCAAAAAACAGATTTCACACTTGATGATTGTCCATCATTAAGATATTGTATGAGTGCAGGAGAGCATTTATCAGATGAAATGTTAGGATTATGGAGAGAAAGATTTAAACAAGATATTTATGAAGCAATTGGAATGTCTGAGTGTTCTTATTATATTTCTCACTCTAAATATAATCCAATTAGACCAGGAAGTGCGGGATTCCCACAACCAGGACATATCGTAAAACTTTTAGACCCTGAAACTTTAGAAGAAGTTGGTGTTGAAGAAGAAGGTATGATTTGTATTGGAGAAGATGACCCAGGATTATTCTTAGAGTATTGGCAATTAGAAGAAGAAACTGCAAAATCAAGACATGATGGATACTTCTTCACAGGAGATTATGCTAGACGTGATAAAGATGGATATATTTGGTTTATTGGAAGAAAAGATGATATTATCAATACATTTGGATTTAGAGTATCTCCACATGAAATCGAAAGAGTTGTAAAAACTCATGATGCAGTTGCTGATTGTGTTGCTTTTGGTTTAGATATTGGTAAAGATAAAACAATAGTTGCAATTGCAGTTATTGGACATGAAGAGTTAAGTGAAGAAAAACAAGCGGAAATTTTAGCATTTGCTCAAGCAAATCTTGCAAAATATAAAGCTCCAAAAGAGATTTTTGCAATGCTTGATTACCCAAGAACAAAAAATGGAAAAGTTTTAAGAAAACAACTTGTAAAACAATTACATGAAAAATATCATGCAATTGAAACAGGAACAAAAATTGTTGAATATAAAGCTAGACGTTCTATGTTATTTGTTCCACCATATAACAAACATAATGTTGAAAAAGCAAAAACTGTTTTAGCAGATAGTGTTATTTTTGACTTAGAAGCAATTTTACAAGAACAAAGAGAAGTTGGAAGACAAACTATTAAAGAAGTTTATAAAGATAGTGGTTCTAAATTTGGGGAAAGTGAAAGAGTTTTAAGAATTAATAATCTTGGAACTGAAGATCTTAAAAAAGATTTAGAACTTGCTCGTGAAATTGAAATTGATGGTTTATTATTCTCTAAAATCCAAACAAAAGAGGATGTTTTAGAAGCAGTTAAACTAATTGAAGAGATTAATCCTAATCTAACTTTAATGATTATGATTGAAACTCCATTATCAGTTTTAAATATTCATGAGATTTGTGCAGCTAGTCCTAAAGTTGAAGTTGTAGTTGTTGGTTCAAACAAACTTGCAAATAGACTTCAAATTGATATCAAAAAAGGTTCAAAAGCGATGTTTAATTACTTATCGCAAATTGCACTTGCATCTAAAGCATATGGAAAAACTGTAATTGATGGACCACACTTTGATGTTCATGATGAATTTGCTTGTGAAGATTCAACAAAAGATGCATTTAATTTAGGATTTGATGGTAAATCATTAATTCATCCAATTCAAATTGAATATATCAATGATATTTTCACTCCAAAACAATCTGAAGTTGAAGATTATGAAAATATGATTGCAAAATATGAAGAAGCTGCAAAAGAAGGGAAAGAAGTTATTTTACATAATAATAGATTAGTTGACTCTTCTAAAATTAAATGGGCAAGAAAAATGATTACATTGTATGAAACATACAAATCATTAGGTCAAAATTTATTTGGTAAATAA
- a CDS encoding HpcH/HpaI aldolase/citrate lyase family protein encodes MTHPSEALFENGKSLPIIPTCEHFAGSEKLILKGFEMQKKLGPVFDITCDCEDGAETGKEVEHAQMIVRVVNSDENPYAMAGTRIHDHSHPDWRQDVDILVPGAGEKLAYITLPKSTCYEDAKTQIEYIQKVAKEAGISREIPIHVLIETHGALQDVEKIATLPWLQVLDFGLMDFVSGYQGAIPAINMRSPGQFDHRLIGAAKARVAQAAIQNKVIPAHNVTLDLKNPYQTYKDAERARNEFGFMRMWSIYPTQVQAIVDAMKPDFTELEAAQHILIKAQDAEWGPIQYDGELHDRATYRYFWELVQRAKFSGAKLMEETEKRFFA; translated from the coding sequence ATGACACACCCAAGCGAAGCTTTATTTGAAAATGGTAAATCTTTACCAATTATCCCAACTTGTGAACACTTTGCAGGAAGCGAAAAGCTAATCCTAAAAGGTTTTGAAATGCAAAAAAAACTTGGACCTGTTTTTGATATTACTTGTGATTGTGAAGATGGTGCTGAAACTGGTAAAGAAGTTGAACATGCTCAAATGATCGTAAGAGTTGTTAATTCTGATGAAAATCCTTATGCAATGGCTGGAACTAGAATTCATGACCATTCACACCCAGATTGGAGACAAGATGTTGATATTTTAGTTCCAGGTGCTGGAGAAAAATTAGCATATATCACATTACCAAAATCAACTTGTTATGAAGATGCAAAAACTCAAATTGAGTACATTCAAAAAGTGGCAAAAGAAGCTGGAATTTCAAGAGAAATCCCAATTCACGTATTAATTGAAACTCATGGTGCATTACAAGATGTAGAAAAAATTGCTACATTACCATGGTTACAAGTTTTAGATTTCGGATTAATGGATTTCGTTTCTGGATACCAAGGAGCAATTCCAGCAATTAACATGAGAAGTCCAGGTCAATTTGATCACAGATTAATTGGAGCTGCAAAAGCTAGAGTTGCACAAGCAGCTATCCAAAATAAAGTTATTCCTGCACACAACGTAACTTTAGATTTAAAAAACCCATACCAAACTTATAAAGATGCTGAAAGAGCTAGAAATGAGTTCGGATTCATGAGAATGTGGTCTATTTACCCAACACAAGTACAAGCAATCGTTGATGCAATGAAACCAGATTTTACAGAATTAGAAGCTGCTCAACACATCTTAATCAAAGCTCAAGATGCTGAGTGGGGACCAATCCAATATGATGGTGAGTTACACGATAGAGCAACTTATAGATATTTCTGGGAATTAGTTCAAAGAGCTAAATTCTCTGGTGCTAAATTAATGGAAGAGACTGAAAAAAGATTCTTCGCTTAA
- a CDS encoding HpcH/HpaI aldolase/citrate lyase family protein, whose product MTSAIDLSKLTANDDLTPILGGYWPGIQIYYPPIKFNPLDGTYESMEQAKLRLQKHAYKTKAHTVLFDLEDGCRQKAMSRELLIQELPKFPERNFQIAVRINPFRTDEYEEDLKMLKQIHQYIDVIVLAKAGEVYGSAEIRDLSSWLVSIGSKLTIQPIVEHPKSLQIADRLMEHSTVKHIVFGIHDFSKAMAYKITPKGWIDELETFFNMLTMEARIKGKGVIGGVEVMLTPHSLPDSCVEKKDIRRWLDLHGDEASRHVYAHAIRENAMGLTGKQVITPNHINVCKVAFTPSPNEIAKDVSILKAAIEADALLSGAIRYEGEMLDPPMFGKSLQNILRAYALRSLEKEDELFALSVLNRMPIHTFKENWPYGQL is encoded by the coding sequence ATGACTTCTGCAATAGATTTATCTAAATTAACAGCAAATGATGATTTAACACCAATTTTAGGTGGATATTGGCCTGGTATCCAAATTTATTACCCACCAATTAAATTCAATCCATTAGATGGAACATATGAGAGTATGGAACAAGCAAAACTAAGATTACAAAAACACGCTTATAAAACAAAAGCTCATACTGTATTATTTGACTTAGAAGATGGATGTAGACAAAAAGCTATGTCAAGAGAACTTTTAATTCAAGAGTTACCAAAATTTCCTGAAAGAAATTTTCAAATAGCTGTAAGAATAAATCCATTCAGAACTGATGAGTATGAAGAAGATTTAAAAATGTTAAAACAAATTCACCAATATATAGATGTTATCGTTTTAGCAAAAGCTGGAGAAGTTTATGGTTCAGCTGAAATCAGAGATTTATCTTCTTGGTTAGTATCTATTGGAAGTAAATTAACAATTCAGCCAATCGTAGAGCACCCAAAATCTTTACAAATTGCTGATAGATTAATGGAACATTCAACTGTTAAACACATCGTATTTGGTATTCACGATTTTTCAAAAGCAATGGCTTATAAAATCACTCCAAAAGGATGGATAGATGAATTAGAAACTTTCTTTAATATGCTTACAATGGAAGCAAGAATTAAAGGAAAAGGAGTTATTGGAGGAGTTGAAGTTATGTTAACACCTCACTCATTACCAGATTCTTGTGTTGAGAAAAAAGACATTAGAAGATGGTTAGATTTACACGGTGACGAAGCTAGTAGACATGTTTACGCTCATGCAATTAGAGAAAATGCAATGGGATTAACTGGAAAACAAGTTATTACTCCAAATCATATTAATGTTTGTAAAGTTGCATTTACACCAAGTCCAAATGAAATTGCAAAAGATGTATCAATCTTAAAAGCTGCTATTGAAGCAGATGCTTTATTAAGTGGAGCAATTAGATACGAAGGTGAAATGTTAGATCCACCAATGTTCGGTAAATCTCTACAAAATATCTTAAGAGCTTATGCTTTAAGAAGTTTAGAAAAAGAAGATGAACTATTTGCATTATCTGTATTAAATAGAATGCCAATTCATACGTTTAAAGAAAACTGGCCATACGGTCAACTGTAA
- a CDS encoding ATP-dependent Clp protease adaptor ClpS — MSNEIEIELNDDLDLQEPKKYNVFLLNDDFSTMDFVIDVLVRVFRKSVDEASVIMLNIHNNGKELCGTYTYEIASTKVAQVKTMAREKGFPLKAVMEEE, encoded by the coding sequence GTGAGTAATGAAATAGAAATAGAATTAAATGATGATTTAGATTTACAAGAGCCAAAGAAATATAATGTTTTTCTTTTAAATGATGATTTTTCAACTATGGATTTTGTGATTGATGTATTAGTAAGAGTATTTAGAAAATCTGTTGATGAAGCTTCAGTTATAATGTTAAACATTCATAATAATGGAAAAGAGTTATGTGGAACTTATACGTATGAAATTGCTTCAACAAAAGTTGCACAAGTAAAAACTATGGCTCGAGAAAAAGGCTTTCCTTTAAAAGCTGTAATGGAAGAAGAATAA
- the clpA gene encoding ATP-dependent Clp protease ATP-binding subunit ClpA, which produces MISKELRNIFAQAVGYAKSSKHEYLTVEHIFLMLIHDQTIENLFIDLGVDTNKLFEELKKYIDENTPKFPADQNINEEPMETLSLASTIEYMVSHTQTSGKTNANVEDMFVAILKDENSYATYLLKKLGIQRVDILEEISHKELDDEDETLENSADNDNKVLDKNSTELVALAKKGEIDPVIGREKEVSRVIEILSRRKKNNPILVGEPGVGKTAIAEGLALKIAQEQVPEFLLKSKVFSLDMGSMLAGTKYRGDFEKKLKTLLKEVSKIKNAILFIDEIHTIVGAGSVGGSAMDASNILKPMLANGKLRCIGATTFSEFRNDFAKDKALSRRFAKVDVEEPSIEDSILILEGLKSKYEEYHGVKYSKSAISSAVELSKKYITDRFLPDCAIDVIDEVGASKKISLSTSLKTKSESNITITSKDVESTIAKMAHIPERSATKSDLTLLKSLEKNMQKRVFGQDKAITTIVQSIKRNKAGLGLDKKPIGSFLFSGPTGVGKTEVAKELSTQLGIHFERFDMSEYMEAHTVSRLIGAPAGYVGFEQGGLLTEAIRKHPHTVLLLDEIEKAHPDLMSILLQVMDNAELTDNSGNKADFQNVVLIMTSNLGATEANVMGFAKNEKLNENKAINKFFAPEFRNRLDAVVTFDSLSMDIVAKVAGKFIEDLEKQLVDKKIKIEISAKAKKELAILGYDKAMGARPLNRVISERIKNPLTDEILFGKLKKGGIVKIDFDNDFVFTYKSL; this is translated from the coding sequence ATGATAAGTAAAGAATTAAGAAATATTTTTGCACAAGCTGTTGGTTATGCAAAAAGTAGTAAACATGAGTATTTAACAGTAGAACATATTTTTTTAATGTTAATACATGACCAAACAATAGAAAATCTTTTTATAGATTTGGGAGTTGATACAAATAAACTATTTGAAGAATTAAAAAAATATATTGATGAAAATACTCCAAAATTCCCAGCAGATCAAAATATAAATGAAGAACCAATGGAAACTTTATCTTTAGCTTCAACTATTGAATATATGGTTTCCCATACACAAACAAGTGGAAAAACAAATGCAAATGTTGAAGATATGTTTGTTGCTATTTTAAAAGATGAAAATTCATATGCTACATATTTATTGAAAAAATTAGGGATTCAAAGAGTTGATATACTTGAAGAGATTTCACATAAAGAGTTAGATGATGAAGATGAAACTTTAGAAAATAGCGCAGATAATGATAATAAAGTTTTAGATAAAAATTCTACTGAACTTGTTGCTCTTGCAAAAAAAGGTGAAATTGACCCTGTTATTGGAAGAGAAAAAGAGGTTTCAAGAGTAATTGAGATTTTAAGTAGAAGAAAAAAGAATAATCCGATACTTGTTGGTGAACCAGGAGTTGGGAAAACAGCAATTGCAGAAGGATTAGCTTTAAAAATTGCACAAGAACAAGTTCCAGAATTTTTATTAAAATCAAAAGTTTTTTCTTTAGATATGGGTTCTATGTTAGCTGGAACTAAATATAGAGGAGATTTTGAGAAAAAATTAAAAACTCTTTTAAAAGAAGTATCAAAAATAAAAAATGCAATTTTATTTATAGATGAAATTCACACTATTGTTGGCGCTGGAAGTGTTGGTGGAAGTGCTATGGATGCTTCAAATATTTTAAAACCAATGCTTGCAAATGGAAAATTAAGATGTATTGGTGCAACAACTTTTAGTGAATTTAGAAATGATTTTGCAAAAGATAAGGCTTTAAGTAGAAGATTTGCAAAAGTAGATGTTGAAGAACCAAGTATTGAAGATTCAATTTTAATTTTAGAGGGTTTAAAATCAAAATATGAAGAGTATCATGGCGTAAAATATTCAAAAAGTGCAATTTCTAGTGCAGTTGAACTTAGTAAAAAATATATCACTGATAGATTTTTACCTGATTGTGCTATTGATGTTATTGATGAGGTTGGGGCTTCTAAAAAAATTAGTTTATCAACATCTTTAAAAACAAAATCTGAATCAAATATAACAATTACTTCTAAAGATGTTGAATCAACTATTGCAAAAATGGCACATATTCCTGAAAGAAGTGCAACAAAATCAGATTTAACTCTTTTAAAATCATTAGAAAAAAATATGCAAAAAAGAGTATTTGGACAAGATAAAGCAATAACAACTATTGTTCAATCAATAAAAAGAAATAAAGCTGGACTTGGACTTGATAAAAAACCAATAGGAAGTTTCTTATTTAGTGGACCAACAGGAGTTGGTAAAACTGAAGTAGCAAAAGAGTTATCAACTCAATTAGGAATTCATTTTGAAAGATTTGATATGAGTGAATATATGGAAGCTCATACAGTTTCAAGATTAATTGGAGCACCTGCAGGGTATGTTGGATTTGAACAAGGTGGACTTTTAACAGAAGCTATTAGAAAACATCCTCATACAGTTTTATTATTAGATGAGATTGAAAAAGCTCATCCTGATTTAATGTCAATTTTACTTCAAGTTATGGATAATGCTGAATTAACTGATAATAGTGGAAATAAAGCAGATTTCCAAAATGTAGTTTTAATAATGACATCAAATCTAGGTGCAACAGAAGCAAATGTAATGGGATTTGCAAAAAATGAAAAATTAAATGAGAATAAAGCAATAAATAAATTCTTTGCTCCAGAATTTAGAAATAGACTTGATGCTGTTGTAACATTTGATTCATTAAGTATGGATATTGTTGCTAAAGTTGCAGGTAAATTTATAGAAGATTTAGAAAAACAATTAGTAGATAAAAAAATAAAAATTGAAATTAGTGCAAAAGCTAAAAAAGAGTTAGCAATACTTGGTTATGATAAAGCTATGGGTGCAAGACCACTTAATAGAGTTATTTCCGAAAGAATTAAAAATCCTTTAACAGATGAGATATTATTTGGAAAACTTAAAAAAGGTGGAATTGTAAAAATTGATTTTGATAATGACTTTGTATTTACATATAAAAGTCTTTGA
- a CDS encoding fumarate hydratase, with translation MSKKITEQDIIDSVASACQYISFYHPEDFVKGMVEAYEKEQSESAKNAIGQILINSKMCAMGHRPLCQDTGSVNIFVRVGLKANLDITKNLEDLLNEGVAKGYTDPDNTLRYSVVADPAGKRTNTKNNTPAVIHVTVDNSDELDITVAAKGGGSENKSKFAVLNPSDSIYDWVMANVREMGAGWCPPGILGIGIGGNPEKAMLLAKESLMGHVDIHELQARGPQNALEELRLKLYEDINKVGIGAQGLGGLTTVLDVKILDYPCHAASLPVAMIPNCAATRHIHFKLKGDGPAVFKKPSLDLWPDIKLPMDTIKRVNIADLTKENLSQFKSGDTLLLSGKILTARDAAHKKIVEYKNAGKPLPNGVDLKDKFIYYVGPVDPVRDEVVGPAGPTTSTRMDKFTKDMMEIGIMGMIGKAERKQPTIDLIKEYKSIYLIATGGAAYLISQSIKGAKTLAFEELGMEAIYEFEVEDMPVTVAVDTEGNSIHTTGPAKWRTI, from the coding sequence ATGAGCAAAAAAATTACAGAACAAGATATTATAGACTCAGTTGCTTCAGCATGTCAATATATTTCGTTTTACCATCCTGAAGATTTCGTAAAAGGAATGGTTGAGGCGTATGAAAAAGAACAATCTGAATCAGCTAAAAATGCAATTGGACAAATTTTAATTAACTCTAAAATGTGTGCAATGGGACACAGACCACTTTGTCAAGATACAGGAAGTGTTAATATTTTTGTAAGAGTTGGATTAAAAGCTAACTTAGATATTACAAAAAATTTAGAAGATTTATTAAATGAAGGTGTAGCTAAAGGTTATACAGACCCTGATAATACTTTAAGATATTCAGTTGTTGCTGATCCAGCAGGGAAAAGAACAAACACAAAAAACAATACTCCAGCAGTTATCCATGTTACAGTTGATAATTCTGATGAATTAGATATCACAGTTGCAGCTAAAGGTGGAGGAAGTGAAAATAAATCTAAATTTGCTGTATTAAATCCTTCTGATTCAATTTATGACTGGGTTATGGCTAATGTAAGAGAAATGGGAGCTGGATGGTGTCCTCCAGGAATTTTAGGAATCGGAATTGGTGGAAATCCAGAAAAAGCAATGCTTTTAGCAAAAGAGTCTTTAATGGGTCATGTTGATATTCATGAGCTACAAGCAAGAGGTCCTCAAAATGCTTTAGAAGAATTAAGATTAAAACTTTATGAAGATATCAATAAAGTTGGAATTGGTGCACAAGGTTTAGGAGGGTTAACAACTGTTTTAGATGTTAAAATCTTAGATTATCCTTGTCACGCAGCTTCATTACCAGTTGCTATGATTCCAAACTGTGCAGCAACAAGACACATTCACTTTAAATTAAAAGGTGATGGACCAGCTGTATTTAAAAAACCATCTTTAGATTTATGGCCAGATATCAAACTTCCAATGGATACTATTAAAAGAGTAAACATTGCTGATTTAACAAAAGAGAACTTATCTCAATTCAAATCAGGAGATACTTTATTATTATCAGGAAAAATTTTAACAGCAAGAGATGCTGCTCATAAAAAAATCGTTGAGTACAAAAATGCTGGAAAACCACTTCCAAATGGTGTTGACTTAAAAGATAAATTTATCTACTACGTTGGACCAGTTGATCCAGTTAGAGATGAAGTAGTAGGACCAGCAGGACCAACAACATCTACAAGAATGGATAAATTTACTAAAGATATGATGGAAATCGGTATCATGGGTATGATTGGTAAAGCTGAAAGAAAACAACCAACAATTGATTTAATTAAAGAGTACAAATCTATTTATTTAATTGCAACTGGTGGAGCAGCTTACTTAATTTCTCAATCAATCAAAGGTGCAAAAACTTTAGCATTTGAAGAACTAGGTATGGAAGCAATTTACGAATTTGAAGTTGAAGATATGCCAGTTACTGTTGCTGTTGATACAGAAGGAAATTCTATTCATACAACAGGTCCAGCTAAATGGAGAACAATCTAA
- a CDS encoding MaoC family dehydratase, with translation MSKINMGNFFEDFSIGQKIVHPLPRTISEGDVSLYIAFTGSRFALHSSDVVAIEMGYDKRPIDDILMFHLTFGKSVQDISLNAIANLGYAEMAFPNPVYVGDTVSMTSTVIGLKENSNGKSGVVYVHSVGVNQNGAVVLDFKRWVMVHKKDHSNLSGVNEVPTFAKTTPISQINIPTIKCVDTDSTGGKYFFEDYVEGERLDHPEGITVDNSDHTLATKLYQNNAKVHFNDHMMKSTPMGQRLMYGGIIISMARAISFNGLQNAQWVCAINSGAHANPTYAGDTIYAYTEILEKIEVNRDDIGLLRVRTIGLKNQTPKETPTPKSEDGKYLPNVVLDLDYTIVIPKKVTEKK, from the coding sequence TTGTCTAAGATAAATATGGGTAATTTTTTTGAAGATTTTTCAATCGGTCAAAAAATAGTTCATCCACTTCCTAGAACAATAAGCGAAGGAGATGTATCTTTATACATCGCTTTCACTGGTTCTAGATTTGCCCTACACTCTTCTGATGTAGTTGCAATTGAGATGGGATATGATAAAAGACCAATTGATGATATTTTAATGTTCCATTTAACATTTGGAAAATCTGTACAAGATATCTCTTTAAATGCAATTGCAAATTTAGGATATGCAGAAATGGCTTTCCCAAATCCTGTATATGTTGGCGATACAGTAAGTATGACTTCAACTGTTATTGGATTAAAAGAGAATTCAAATGGTAAAAGTGGAGTTGTTTATGTTCACTCTGTTGGTGTAAATCAAAATGGTGCTGTTGTACTTGATTTCAAAAGATGGGTAATGGTTCATAAAAAAGACCACTCTAATTTAAGTGGTGTTAATGAAGTTCCAACTTTTGCAAAAACAACACCTATTTCACAAATTAATATTCCAACTATTAAATGTGTTGATACAGATTCAACTGGTGGAAAATATTTCTTTGAAGATTATGTTGAAGGTGAAAGATTAGACCATCCAGAGGGAATTACAGTTGATAATAGTGACCATACATTAGCTACTAAGTTATATCAAAACAATGCAAAAGTACATTTTAATGACCATATGATGAAAAGTACACCAATGGGTCAAAGATTGATGTATGGTGGAATCATTATTTCAATGGCAAGAGCTATTTCATTTAATGGTTTACAAAATGCTCAATGGGTATGTGCTATAAATAGTGGAGCTCATGCAAACCCTACATATGCAGGTGATACTATTTATGCTTATACTGAAATTTTAGAAAAAATTGAAGTAAATAGAGATGATATTGGATTATTAAGAGTTAGAACTATTGGTTTAAAAAATCAAACTCCTAAAGAAACTCCAACTCCAAAAAGTGAAGATGGTAAATATTTACCAAATGTTGTACTTGATTTAGATTACACTATTGTAATTCCAAAAAAAGTTACTGAAAAGAAATAA
- the bioD gene encoding dethiobiotin synthase: MKKDANYYINKSIFVTATNTDVGKTYACEKFLKYFAKAGLKVGYFKPCETGVIDKPLDGSKMFELTKELNKHFENVTLNDVVPYQFRLPAAPYVASKDTIIDIEFLKEKKKYLQSFCDILIIEGAGGLMVPVKKDLFMIDLINIFDSSAFLITPSKLGCINDTLLSCEALKNKNIDFEFFINLFQDIDTFDEVSKPFLIDYFGELNFLQDL, encoded by the coding sequence ATGAAAAAAGATGCTAATTATTATATAAACAAATCAATATTTGTAACTGCAACAAACACTGATGTAGGTAAAACTTACGCTTGTGAAAAATTTTTAAAATATTTTGCAAAAGCTGGACTTAAAGTCGGTTATTTTAAACCTTGTGAAACAGGAGTTATTGATAAACCACTAGATGGTTCAAAAATGTTTGAACTAACAAAAGAGTTAAATAAACATTTCGAAAATGTAACTTTAAATGATGTTGTTCCATATCAATTTAGACTTCCTGCTGCTCCTTATGTTGCATCAAAAGATACTATTATAGATATAGAATTTTTAAAAGAGAAAAAAAAGTATCTTCAATCTTTTTGTGATATTTTGATTATTGAAGGTGCTGGTGGACTTATGGTTCCTGTTAAAAAAGATTTGTTTATGATAGATTTAATAAATATATTTGATAGTTCTGCTTTTTTAATCACTCCTTCAAAACTAGGTTGTATAAATGACACCCTACTCTCATGTGAAGCTTTAAAAAATAAAAATATAGATTTTGAGTTTTTTATAAACTTATTTCAAGATATTGATACATTTGATGAAGTTTCAAAACCATTTTTAATTGACTATTTTGGTGAGTTAAATTTCTTACAAGATTTGTAA